GTTGCTCAAACCAGTGACGATCGTTTCGCCGCAGCGCAATATCCAGCGCCAGAATATCTTCCACATCCTGATGATGTACCGCGTGATAGCGTACCGCGGCGCCAGCAGCGGCAAAACGATGCAGAAACGCTTTGCCGCCTTCCTGCGCATCGCACTCAAAGAAGTCGCCATCGGCCTGCTGAAAGTAGTGCTGTAAAAAATCGCGCGCTTCCTGGATGCCTTCACCAGACATTTTAAGCATCAGATGATGCTCGAAACGGTCGCGATACTGCTTCAGACGTTGCGGCAGATGGGATGGCAGCAGCGAACTGACTTTTTGCAGCAGACGATCGATGGCGTTGGGCTTAATAAATGACAGGCGACTGAGCAGGGCGTCAGCGCGTCCCTTCAGGGTGAAGAACAGCGGCATTTTGTCGGTGCCCAGCTTGTCGATCATCACAAAGGTATCTTTGCCATACACTTCGGCGATATCGAAAATATCGCGATGCATATACTCACCGGCCACCGGCAAGTGAGTGAAGTTCGCCAGCATATGGCGGCGCAAATCGTCGAGCACTTCCGTATGGTCAGTACCGATATAGAACACCTGCTGTGCGCTGTCGGCGACAAAGGTATCGAGACGTACCGCAAACACCGCCAGTTTGCCGGCGCAGCCAGAGGCTTCGAACAAGCGGCGTGCATCGGCGTTAAAGCGCGACGGCGTATCGGCGTCCACATCGCGCACCCGCTCAGCATACTCATTGTCTGAAGCGTGACGCTGGTCGTGCAGTACATCGCTGGCGCGCCAGTTTTCATCATCAAGGCGACCGAGGATCTGCTCTGGCGTGACGCCAAGATCGATCCCCAGATGATTGACCAGCTGTAGTTCACCTTGTGGGGTGATCTGCGCATACAGCGCCATCTCGGTATACGCCGGGCCGCGTTTAACCAGTGAACCGCCGGAGTTATTACAGATGCCGCCCATGACTGAAGCGCCAATGCAGGAGGAGCCAATCACCGAATGGGGTTCACGTCCCAGTGGTTTCAGCAGCTTCTCCAGCTGGTAAAGGGTGCTGCCCGGAAAGGCCAGCACCTGTTTACCGTTGTCGATTAACTGAATCTTATCCATCCGCAGCGTGCTGATAATGATAATTTCGCGCTGATAGTCGTTACCGTCTGGTGTTGAACCTTCGGTAAGTCCGGTATTTGCCGCCTGCATCAGAATAATTTTATCGGCGGCGACAGCGATTTTCAGTACGCGCCACAGCCCGGATAACGAACCGGGGAAAATCACCGCCAGCGCCTCGCCTCCGCCCGAGCGGAAGCCTTTGCGATAACGTTCGGTTTTAGCCGGCTCGGTTAACAGATGGTCACGGCCGACGATACGGGCAAACTCGGCAAGCAGGGTCTTATTGGTGTCGGTTACAGAGGGTTGCATATCCATTGTCCTGTTTTATCACACGACAATACTGTAGCAGACCGTGATGTTAAGCCGGCGTCTCCGCCACTTGCCAGTGCACTGCGCTGACACTTTTCTCCAGGCTGATGCGGCAAACAATATTTTCCAGTTCGCGCTGGGCATGGGGAAACGCCAGAATATTGGCGCAGACTTCCAGCTGGCCGGGGCGGGCGATATCCGCGCTGCACAGTGATTGCAGGCGCAAAGCCATCCCGTTAATCGCCTGTAAGATCAGCGTGCGCACCAGAATTTCATCCTCGGCGCCACAGGTGATCTGAATGCGATAGCACTGCTCGATGTCGACCTCCGGCGCCTTCGGTTGCAGGTTAATGCGCTGCGCCGCTTCACGCAGCAGAATATTCGCGCACAGCAGCACCAGCGTAGCGGCGGCTGCATTGGCAAATTGTCCCAGCCCGCACAGTACGCCAACGGCGGCGGAACACCACAGGGTTGCCGCGGTATTCAGTCCCGTGATGCTCATACCCTGACGCATAATCACGCCCGCGCCGAGAAAGCCAATGCCGGAAACAACCTGCGCGGCAATGCGGCCAGGGCTGTCCGGTGAGGTGCTGGCGGAACTTAAAATAAAAATTGCCGCGCCGGTAGCGACCAGCGCATTGGTGCGCAGACCTGCCATCCGTTGCCGCCACTGCCGTTCTGCACCAATTACGGCGCCGAGCAGAACGGCCAGCGCCAGATGCACGATAAAAGGAGACCATGCCATGATAACGACCCTTATTTTCCCGGCGCAGAGCGCCAGGCAATGATTAATTAACGGGTAGCATCAGCGAAATAATCGGGGTGATAGCATTGCCCGCCGTGGGATACGGCAAGCAACGAAACAGGAGAGACGTCAGATTGCCGTGGAGATGTAATGTCGACTTTGCGTGTCCAATGATCTTCTCCATAAAAATTTGCCGGGACTATAAGCGTAAATTTTCAGGCTGTAAATTGTGAGCTGGCGGGTGGTTTAATCATGGTTAAGCTATCGCCAAATAAAGATTCTGCCGCTAGCATTGGAGTAAGCCATGAATTTTCAGGCGATTTTTGCCCATCGTGGTGATTTGTTAACGGGTGCAGAGCGGCGACTTATGGCACACTGCAACGATCACTACAGTTAAGTGAAAAAATAAATCGTTATTGCGCAGTTACTTAAGAGAAGCCAATCTGATGAAATGGATTTACTCTGTCAGCCTTGCTGTCACGCTGGCGATGCAGCCAGCTTTTGCCGATGAACTCTCTGGCCAGCATCCGTTAACCCCTGAAGCACGTGACGCCTTTGTCACTGATTTGCTGAAAAAAATGACCCTCGATGAAAAGATTGGTCAGCTGCGACTGATTACCGTCGGCCCGGTGGTCACCAAAGATGTCATCCGCGACATGATTCAGCATGAGCAGGTGGGCGCCATCTTTAATACCGTGACCCGGCAGGATATTCGCGTTATGCAGGATCAGGTGATGCAGCTCAGCCGCCTGAAAATCCCCCTGTTTTTTGCTTACGATGTGATACATGGTCAGCGCACCGCTTTCCCGATTCCGTTAGGGCTGGCCGCCAGCTGGGATCTGGATGCAGTGGCGCAGGTCGGACGGATTTCAGCGTATGAGGCGGCGGATGATGGCCTGAATATGACCTGGGCGCCGATGGTGGATGTCACCCGCGAGCCGCGCTGGGGCAGGGTATCGGAAGGTTTTGGCGAAGATACTTTCCTCACTTCTGCGATGGGACGCACCCTGGTCGAATCGATGCAGGGGAAAAGCCCGGCGGATCGCTACTCGGTGATGACCAGCGTGAAACACTTCGCGGCCTATGGCGCAGTGGAAGGCGGTCGTGAATACAACACGGTGGATATGAGTCCGCAGCGCCTGTTCCAGGATTATCTGCCGCCATATAAAGCGGCGCTGGATGCCGGCAGTGGCGGGGTGATGGTGGCGCTGAATTCAGTTAATGGCGTGCCCGCGACCTCCGACAGCTGGCTGCTGAAAGATGTTTTGCGTGATGACTGGAAATTTAAAGGCATTACCATCAGCGATCATGGCGCAATCAAAGAGCTGATTAATCACGGGGTCGCCAGCGATCCACGCGATGCGGTGCGGGTGGCGATTAAGTCCGGCGTCAATATGAGCATGAGCGACGAGTATTACAGCAAATATCTGCCAGGCCTGGTGAAAAGTGGTGAGGTCAGCGAGCAGGAAATTGATGATGCGACCCGCCATGTGCTGAATGTTAAGTACGATATGGGACTGTTTAACGATCCCTACAGCCATTTAGGGCCGAAGGGCAGCGATCCGGCGGATACCAATGCCGAAAGCCGCCTGCATCGCAGTGAAGCGCGTGATGTGGCGCGCAAAGGCATCGTGCTGCTGAAAAACCGTCTGGAAACGCTGCCGCTGAAAAAATCGGGCACCATTGCGCTGATTGGTCCACTGGCGGACAGTCAGCTCGATATGATCGGCAGCTGGTCGGCGGCGGCGGTCGCGGCCCAGGCCGTTACGCTACGTCAGGGGATGGAAAATGCCATGGCCGGTAAGGCGACGCTGCTGTACGCCAAAGGCGCGAATGTCACCGACAACAAGGGAATTAAAGATTTCCTTAATCTGTATGAAAATGCGGTGCAGAATGAGTCGCGCAGCGCGCAGCAGATGCTGGATGAAGCGGTAGCGGCCGCGCAGAAAGCCGATGTAGTGGTGGCGGCGGTGGGTGAAGCGCGCGGCATGGCCCATGAAGCCTCCAGCCGCAGCGATATCACCATTCCCCCGAGCCAGCTGAAGCTGCTGGATGCCCTTAAAGCCACCGGTAAGCCGCTGGTGATCGTGCTGATGAATGGGCGTCCGCTGGCGCTGGTGAAAGAGCATCAGCAGGCTGATGCGCTGCTGGAGACCTGGTTTAGCGGTACGGAAGGGGGCAATGCGATCGCCGATGTACTGTTTGGCGATTACAATCCGTCGGGTAAATTGCCGATGTCCTTCCCGCGTTCAGTGGGACAGATTCCGATTTACTACAACCATCTGAATACCGGCCGTCCGTATAATGCCGAAAAACCGAATAAATACACGTCACATTACTATGATGCGGCAAATGGTCCGCTGTTCCCGTTTGGTTACGGCCTCAGTTACACCCGTTTTGAGGTGTCGCCGGTAAAAATGTCGGCGACCACCATGCCGCGTAATGGCAAGGTCACCGCCAGCGTCACGGTCACCAATACCGGCGATCGCGATGGCGCAACGGTGGTGCAGATGTATCTGCGTGATCAGGTGGCCAGTATCAGCCGTCCGGTGAAGGAGCTGAAAGGCTTTAAACGCATTATGCTGAAGGCCGGCGAATCACAAACCGTGAGCTTCCCGATTGATGTCGAAGCGCTGAAGTTCTGGAATGCGCGTATGCAGCAGGTTGCCGAGCCGGGTAAATTCAGCGTAATGATTGGACTGGACTCCGCCAGCACGCAAGACGCCGGGTTTACTTATCTGTAACCGTCAGTGGACTCAGGGGCGCAGGCCCCTGAGTTTGTCGTAAAGTATAATCAGCAGAGGCAGGATGAACGGGTTGCGCGCAAAGATTCAGCAACAGGTGTTTCGTCTGAACGGCCTGTCGTTGAATGAGTTTGATATTTCTCAGCCGGCAGGCGATGCGGGACTGTATGGCCCGGATAGCGTTATCTGGCGGGTGCATGGCGATTTTACTTCGATGTTATGTGGCGGCATTAGCGCGCTGCTGATGCAAATGTTGCATCCGCTGGCGCTGGCGGGTGTCTGGGACCACTCCACTTTTCGCGATGATATGCTGGGGCGTTTACGTCGCACCAGCCAGTTTATTGCGGTCACCACCTTTGGCAACAGCACCGATGCCAGCACGCTGATTGAGCGCGTTAAACGTATTCATCTGCGGGTTAACGGCGTTGATGCGCAAGGACGTGCTTATGCCGCCAGCGATCCGGCGCTGCTTACCTGGGTGCATGTGGCGGAATCCAGCCGCTTTCTGGCTGCGCATCTGCGCTACAAAAATCCGCATCTTAGTCTGGCGGAGCAGGATCGTTACTATGCCGAAGCCGCCGTGGTGGCGGAAGCGCTTGGCGCTGCTGGAGTGCCAAAAAGTCAGCATGAGGTTAGTGATTATCTGCATGATATGCGCCCGCAGCTGCGCTGTGACGATCGCACCCGTGAAGTCACCCGGCTGCTGCTGAATGCGCCTGCGCCCAGCTGGCAGGCGAAGCCGGTGATGAAAACCATGATGCTGGCGGGGATCGCTTTACTACCGGAGTGGGCGCAGCAGCAGTCGGGTTTTCGCTTCTCGCGTTTGCAGCGTTTTACTCTCGACAGCAAGATTGGCATTATCGCCGCCGGATTACGCTGGGCAGTGCAGAATGGCGCTTATCAGCGGGCGATGCGGCGTATGGGGCGGGAAATTTGAGAATTTTACCTCTTGCTCTGTACGGTGACTAAAGTGATGCTGCATATAACTGGCCGGATAATTACTACCCACTTGATTCGATGTCATTTTAATTTTTCTGATAGCAGGATACCTGGATGATCCAGATGCAGATGGTTTATGACGATGCGGCCCGTAAGACCGGGCGCGCGCAATTAACGGTGTACGGCGTGGGGACATACGCGGTGCTCTCCGGGCGCGATAAGTTTATTAACAATGCCAACTGCTCGTTTGTCACCGACTATGGTTCGATCCCGGTGGGTGAATATTGGATCGTGGCGTTACCTTCCGGCAG
This is a stretch of genomic DNA from Winslowiella toletana. It encodes these proteins:
- the dld gene encoding D-lactate dehydrogenase, producing the protein MQPSVTDTNKTLLAEFARIVGRDHLLTEPAKTERYRKGFRSGGGEALAVIFPGSLSGLWRVLKIAVAADKIILMQAANTGLTEGSTPDGNDYQREIIIISTLRMDKIQLIDNGKQVLAFPGSTLYQLEKLLKPLGREPHSVIGSSCIGASVMGGICNNSGGSLVKRGPAYTEMALYAQITPQGELQLVNHLGIDLGVTPEQILGRLDDENWRASDVLHDQRHASDNEYAERVRDVDADTPSRFNADARRLFEASGCAGKLAVFAVRLDTFVADSAQQVFYIGTDHTEVLDDLRRHMLANFTHLPVAGEYMHRDIFDIAEVYGKDTFVMIDKLGTDKMPLFFTLKGRADALLSRLSFIKPNAIDRLLQKVSSLLPSHLPQRLKQYRDRFEHHLMLKMSGEGIQEARDFLQHYFQQADGDFFECDAQEGGKAFLHRFAAAGAAVRYHAVHHQDVEDILALDIALRRNDRHWFEQLPAEFDDALVHRLYYGHFMCHVFHQDYIVKKGVDVHALKEKMLALLAARGAEYPAEHNVGHLYQAKPQLKAFYRQLDPTNSFNPGIGKTSKLKNWADCGCDKSHPH
- a CDS encoding MgtC family protein; this encodes MAWSPFIVHLALAVLLGAVIGAERQWRQRMAGLRTNALVATGAAIFILSSASTSPDSPGRIAAQVVSGIGFLGAGVIMRQGMSITGLNTAATLWCSAAVGVLCGLGQFANAAAATLVLLCANILLREAAQRINLQPKAPEVDIEQCYRIQITCGAEDEILVRTLILQAINGMALRLQSLCSADIARPGQLEVCANILAFPHAQRELENIVCRISLEKSVSAVHWQVAETPA
- the bglX gene encoding beta-glucosidase BglX, which produces MKWIYSVSLAVTLAMQPAFADELSGQHPLTPEARDAFVTDLLKKMTLDEKIGQLRLITVGPVVTKDVIRDMIQHEQVGAIFNTVTRQDIRVMQDQVMQLSRLKIPLFFAYDVIHGQRTAFPIPLGLAASWDLDAVAQVGRISAYEAADDGLNMTWAPMVDVTREPRWGRVSEGFGEDTFLTSAMGRTLVESMQGKSPADRYSVMTSVKHFAAYGAVEGGREYNTVDMSPQRLFQDYLPPYKAALDAGSGGVMVALNSVNGVPATSDSWLLKDVLRDDWKFKGITISDHGAIKELINHGVASDPRDAVRVAIKSGVNMSMSDEYYSKYLPGLVKSGEVSEQEIDDATRHVLNVKYDMGLFNDPYSHLGPKGSDPADTNAESRLHRSEARDVARKGIVLLKNRLETLPLKKSGTIALIGPLADSQLDMIGSWSAAAVAAQAVTLRQGMENAMAGKATLLYAKGANVTDNKGIKDFLNLYENAVQNESRSAQQMLDEAVAAAQKADVVVAAVGEARGMAHEASSRSDITIPPSQLKLLDALKATGKPLVIVLMNGRPLALVKEHQQADALLETWFSGTEGGNAIADVLFGDYNPSGKLPMSFPRSVGQIPIYYNHLNTGRPYNAEKPNKYTSHYYDAANGPLFPFGYGLSYTRFEVSPVKMSATTMPRNGKVTASVTVTNTGDRDGATVVQMYLRDQVASISRPVKELKGFKRIMLKAGESQTVSFPIDVEALKFWNARMQQVAEPGKFSVMIGLDSASTQDAGFTYL
- a CDS encoding oxygenase MpaB family protein, with translation MNGLRAKIQQQVFRLNGLSLNEFDISQPAGDAGLYGPDSVIWRVHGDFTSMLCGGISALLMQMLHPLALAGVWDHSTFRDDMLGRLRRTSQFIAVTTFGNSTDASTLIERVKRIHLRVNGVDAQGRAYAASDPALLTWVHVAESSRFLAAHLRYKNPHLSLAEQDRYYAEAAVVAEALGAAGVPKSQHEVSDYLHDMRPQLRCDDRTREVTRLLLNAPAPSWQAKPVMKTMMLAGIALLPEWAQQQSGFRFSRLQRFTLDSKIGIIAAGLRWAVQNGAYQRAMRRMGREI